A genomic stretch from Lathyrus oleraceus cultivar Zhongwan6 chromosome 2, CAAS_Psat_ZW6_1.0, whole genome shotgun sequence includes:
- the LOC127120873 gene encoding uncharacterized protein LOC127120873 yields MSSMVAGTSSSLSATFPTIKNPHLTPPSQKTSLLGLSLHEAKRGVSASFLSDNKNGSSSIARRRLEITAKTAGASKTIEAEVDKPLGLTLGQKSGGGVVITAVEGGGNAARAGLKSGDQVLYTSSFFGDELWPADKLGFTKTAIQAKPDSVYFVVSRGADVDVKRLPKRPAPPRFGRKLTESQKARATHICLDCGYIYFLPKSFDDQPDTYNCPQCQASKNRFAPYDVNTGRAIGGGGLPPIGVIIGLVAGLGAVGALLVFGLQ; encoded by the exons ATGTCATCTATGGTTGCAGGTACCTCATCTTCATTATCTGCCACCTTCCCCACAATCAAAAACCCTCATCTCACACCTCCATCCCAG AAAACTTCTTTGCTTGGCCTCTCGCTTCACGAAGCCAAAAGAGGTGTTTCAGCATCTTTCTTAAGTGACAACAAAAATGGCTCTTCCTCCATTGCTAGAAGGAGACTTGAGATAACTGCAAAAACTGCCGGAGCTTCAAAGACAATTGAGGCTGAAGTTGATAAGCCACTTGGTCTCACTTTAGGCCAAAAGAGTGGCGGTGGCGTTGTCATAACT GCTGTTGAAGGTGGGGGGAATGCAGCAAGAGCAGGGTTAAAGTCAGGTGACCAAGTACTTTATACCAGCAGTTTCTTTGGAGATGAATTATGGCCAGCAGATAAGCTTGGATTCACTAAAACTGCAATCCAAGCTAAGCCTGATTCTGTCTACTTTGTTGTCAGCAG AGGTGCTGATGTAGATGTCAAAAGGCTTCCGAAACGTCCCGCTCCTCCTCGCTTCGGGAGAAAATTGACAGAATCTCAAAAG GCTAGAGCTACTCATATTTGCCTCGACTGTGGATACATATACTTCTTACCAAAATCCTTTGATGACCAG CCGGATACATATAACTGTCCACAATGTCAAGCATCAAAGAATAGGTTTGCTCCATATGATGTTAACACTGGAAGAGCTATTGGTGGGGGAGGGTTGCCTCCAATTGGAGTTATTATTGGACTCGTTGCTGGTTTAGGGGCTGTTGGAGCTTTGCTTGTTTTTGGTCTTCAGTGA